Proteins encoded together in one Triticum dicoccoides isolate Atlit2015 ecotype Zavitan chromosome 7B, WEW_v2.0, whole genome shotgun sequence window:
- the LOC119336574 gene encoding auxin-responsive protein SAUR71-like has product MRELIRRLSFSDRVSDGSSGVPRGCVLVLVVGDGDSDEECERFVVRVETLRHPSLAVLLEMAAQEFGYKQEGILRVPCAIHQFRQALTTAAVSKGY; this is encoded by the coding sequence ATGAGGGAGCTGATCCGGCGGCTGAGTTTCTCGGACCGGGTGAGCGACGGCAGCAGCGGTGTGCCACGCGGGTGCGTGCTTGTGCTGGTGGTGGGCGACGGCGACAGCGACGAGGAATGCGAGCGGTTCGTGGTGCGGGTAGAGACGCTGCGGCACCCTTCGCTGGCGGTGCTGCTGGAGATGGCGGCGCAAGAGTTCGGGTACAAGCAGGAGGGCATCCTCCGCGTCCCCTGCGCCATCCACCAGTTCAGGCAGGCGCTCACCACCGCCGCCGTCTCCAAGGGCTACTGA